The following proteins come from a genomic window of Deinococcus malanensis:
- a CDS encoding class I SAM-dependent methyltransferase, translating to MRVANLEQLLDTLDQLFDDGSDWTRRDAYDHWAQIFSRPDHPLNSDFPDVNLVDWSRSGLLPGGAGHSALDIGCGLGRNTRWFAGQGYRAVGIDISPFAVTGARERSADSDATYMECDVLREGIPGGPYDVVYDSGCFHHLAPHRRLSYFSALAACLKPGGRFGICTFAPGKMGSDGDDLTLLRQGSLEGGIAYGPEDLRALFSWLELLDSGPLRLPEQATEAVFSMEFLNAALFRRSAKA from the coding sequence ATGCGCGTGGCGAACCTGGAACAGCTCCTGGACACTCTGGACCAGCTGTTCGATGACGGCTCGGACTGGACCAGGCGTGACGCGTATGACCACTGGGCCCAGATTTTCAGCCGCCCGGATCACCCACTCAATTCTGATTTCCCGGACGTCAATCTGGTGGACTGGAGCCGGAGTGGGCTTCTGCCTGGAGGCGCGGGGCACAGTGCTCTGGATATCGGCTGCGGCCTTGGCCGGAACACCCGCTGGTTCGCGGGGCAGGGCTATCGGGCAGTCGGAATCGATATCTCACCTTTTGCGGTGACCGGGGCCCGGGAACGGTCGGCTGACTCGGACGCTACATATATGGAATGCGACGTCCTACGTGAAGGGATTCCGGGCGGGCCGTATGACGTGGTGTATGACTCTGGCTGCTTTCATCACCTCGCGCCCCACCGCAGACTCTCCTATTTCAGTGCTCTGGCCGCCTGTCTGAAACCCGGTGGGAGGTTTGGGATCTGCACGTTCGCACCGGGCAAGATGGGTTCCGACGGGGACGACCTCACGCTGTTACGGCAGGGCAGCCTTGAAGGCGGAATCGCCTACGGCCCTGAGGATCTGCGAGCCCTGTTCTCCTGGTTGGAACTGCTGGACTCAGGGCCTCTGCGCCTGCCGGAACAGGCAACGGAGGCTGTGTTTTCAATGGAGTTTCTGAATGCTGCCCTGTTTCGCCGTTCAGCGAAAGCGTGA